Proteins co-encoded in one Ziziphus jujuba cultivar Dongzao chromosome 9, ASM3175591v1 genomic window:
- the LOC107427478 gene encoding eukaryotic translation initiation factor 5B has translation MGRKKPTARDDENQTATAGVKSKKKSLVIDDDEYSIGTELSEEPQAVEEEKVVVTGKKKGKKGSSIASQHEEEEEEDVEKSLEEDDVPEVVFTGKKKGKSKKGGGNSSVFSASSFGLLQDEDVKDDEDEDKSGVQSDEEEDTPVVSFQGKKKPSKSSKKKTGGSLFSASAFDAIDGDDDDGEVVDNSNKEAVDDNDDEAPVIEFTGKKKSSKGGKKSGSSFAAASLDVLDDEFEVKDEEQDVAPIAFSGKKKKSSKASKKSGGGNSFNSVLLDEGNEEEDASVSEVSRVGDDDTVEHEESSVISFSGKKKSSKKKSNKLSEEAAVVESEAADAMEPDESKTINKNVEVAAETSKNKKKKKKSGRTAQEEDDLDKILAELGERSAVAKPAEPAPLPIQEEKVQAQVQSETAAPVAPVDGLGEKDGEEETVESAAAKKKKKKKEKEKEKKAAAAAAAVSVDVKDETKTEIAEPKKNEGKGKAADKKLPKHVREMQEALARRKEAEERKKKEEEERLRKEEEERRRQEELERQAEEARRRKKEREKEKLQKKKQEGKLLTAKQKEEARRLEAMRNQILANAGGLPFPAADASAPDKPVKRPMYQKKKAKPTVNLENGAAPAKEVENIDEKESQQESVPELDSVESVKTEETESVDMEDKLEVSEVAKDNGIEEDDDEDEWDAKSWDDAVVNLSVRSAFADEEVDSEPEPVAKKDIKSAVSTPRNAAPPVVAKPVGDAKKVLPSQPIKSKDVENKKKHTEVEILDKSKKKDASVKKEDATPKQSDDNLRSPICCIMGHVDTGKTKLLDCIRGTNVQEGEAGGITQQIGATYFPAENIRERTKELKADAKLKVPGLLVIDTPGHESFTNLRSRGSGLCDIAILVVDIMHGLEPQTIESLNLLKMRNTEFIIALNKVDRLYGWKATRNAPILKTMKQQTRDVQNEFNMRLTQIITQFKEQGLNTELYYKNREMGETYSIVPTSAISGEGVPDLLLLLVQWSQKTMVEKLTYSNEVQCTVLEVKVVEGHGTTIDVVLVNGVLHEGDQIVVCGMQGPIVTTIRALLTPHPMKELRVKGTYLHHKQIKAAQGIKITAQGLEHAIAGTGLYVVGPQDDLEDVKELAMEDMKSVMSRIDKSGEGVCVQASTLGSLEALLEFLKTPEVNIPVSGISIGPVHKKDVMKANVMLEKKKEYATILAFDVKVTPEARELADELGVKIFIADIIYHLFDQFKAYIDNLKEQKKKEAADEAVFPCVLKILPNCIFNKKDPIVLGVDVLEGIAKVGTPICIPQRDFIDIGRIASIENNHKPVDTAKKGQKVAIKIVGSSPDEQQKMFGRHFELEDELVSRISRNSIDVLKANYRDDLSIEEWKLLVKLKSLFKIP, from the exons ATGGGTCGAAAGAAGCCAACGGCTCGGGACGACGAGAACCAAACCGCAACAGCAGGTGTAAAATCGAAGAAGAAATCACTGGTTATCGATGACGATGAGTACTCCATTGGTACGGAGCTCTCTGAGGAGCCCCAAGCTGTTGAAGAAGAGAAGGTTGTAGTTACGGGGAAGAAGAAAGGCAAAAAGGGTAGCTCCATAGCTTCACaacacgaagaagaagaagaagaagatgtggAAAAGTCTTTGGAGGAAGATGATGTTCCGGAGGTTGTGTTCACAGGAAAGAAGAAGGGGAAGTCGAAGAAGGGTGGTGGAAACAGCAGCGTTTTCAGTGCTTCGAGTTTTGGATTGCTTCAAGATGAGGATGTAAAGGATGATGAGGATGAGGATAAATCCGGGGTTCAAAGCGATGAAGAGGAGGACACTCCAGTGGTGAGTTTTCAGGGGAAGAAGAAGCCTTCCAAGTCGTCGAAGAAGAAAACTGGTGGTAGTTTGTTTTCCGCTTCAGCTTTTGATGCTattgatggtgatgatgatgacggAGAGGTGGTTGATAATTCTAATAAAGAAGCTGtggatgataatgatgatgaagccCCGGTCATTGAGTTTACAGGGAAGAAGAAGTCGTCTAAGGGAGGCAAGAAAAGTGGGAGTTCGTTTGCTGCTGCGAGTTTAGATGTTCTAGATGATGAATTTGAGGttaaggatgaagaacaagatgTTGCTCCGATTGCTTTCTCTGGTAAGAAAAAGAAGTCATCAAAGGCTTCGAAAAAGAGTGGTGGTGGTAATTCATTTAACTCGGTATTGCTTGATGAGGGAAATGAGGAGGAAGATGCTTCTGTATCCGAAGTGTCTCGAGTTGGTGACGATGATACTGTGGAGCATGAAGAGTCCTCAGTGATTTCGTTTTCGGGTAAGAAAAAATcttccaaaaagaaaagtaataaaTTGAGTGAAGAAGCTGCAGTGGTTGAGAGTGAAGCTGCAGATGCAATGGAACCTGATGAATCTAAAACCATTAACAAAAATGTAGAGGTTGCAGCAGAAACttcaaaaaacaagaagaagaagaaaaagagtggaagaACTGCTCAAGAAGAAGATGATCTGGATAAGATTCTGGCTGAGCTTGGTGAGCGTTCTGCAGTAGCAAAGCCTGCTGAACCTGCTCCTCTTCCTATCCAAGAGGAGAAAGTTCAGGCTCAGGTTCAATCTGAAACAGCTGCCCCGGTTGCCCCAGTTGATGGTTTGGGTGAAAAAGATGGTGAAGAAGAGACTGTAGAGTCTGCTGctgcaaagaagaaaaaaaagaaaaaggagaaggagaaggaaaaGAAGGCAGCTGCAGCTGCAGCAGCTGTTTCAGTGGATGTAAAAGATGAAACCAAAACTGAAATAGCTGAACCCAAGAAGAATGAAGGGAAGGGGAAAGCTGCTGACAAGAAATTGCCAAAGCATGTGAGGGAGATGCAAGAGGCTCTTGCTAGGCGAAAAGAAGCAgaagagaggaagaaaaaggaagaagaggaGAGGTTGagaaaggaagaagaggaaAGGCGGAGGCAGGAAGAACTTGAGAGGCAAGCAGAAGAGGCTAGGCGTCggaaaaaggaaagggaaaagGAGAAgctgcaaaagaaaaaacaggAGGGAAAGCTTCTAACTGCCAAGCAGAAGGAAGAAGCCCGTAGGCTGGAGGCAATGAGAAATCAAATACTTGCTAATGCAGGAGGTTTGCCATTCCCTGCTGCTGATGCAAGTGCACCGGATAAGCCAGTTAAACGACCCATGTACCAGAAGAAGAAGGCAAAACCAACTGTCAATCTAGAAAATGGTGCAGCTCCTGCTAAGGAAGTagaaaatattgatgaaaaGGAAAGCCAACAAGAGAGTGTGCCCGAGTTGGATTCTGTAGAATCAGTGAAGACTGAAGAGACAGAGTCCGTGGATATGGAGGATAAATTGGAGGTTTCTGAAGTTGCTAAAGACAATGGAATAGAAGAAGACGATGATGAGGATGAATGGGATGCAAAGAGTTGGGACGATGCTGTTGTGAATCTCTCTGTTAGGAGTGCATTTGCTGATGAAGAGGTTGACTCTGAGCCTGAACCTGTTGCCAAAAAAGACATAAAGAGTGCAGTATCAACTCCTCGGAATGCAG CCCCACCTGTGGTTGCCAAGCCTGTGGGTGATGCCAAGAAAGTTCTTCCTTCTCAGCCAATAAAATCTAAGGatgttgaaaataagaaaaagcatactGAGGTTGAAATTTTAgacaaaagtaagaaaaaagatGCTTCAGTGAAAAAAGAAGATGCTACTCCCAAGCAGAGTGATGATAACCTTCGATCTCCTATATGTTGCATTATGGGCCATGTGGATACTGGTAAAACAAAGCTTTTGGACTGTATCCGAGGCACTAATGTTCAGGAAGGTGAGGCTGGGGGTATTACTCAACAGATTGGTGCGACTTATTTTCCTGCTGAAAATATACGTGAAAGAACTAAGGAGTTGAAAGCTGATGCCAAATTGAAGGTCCCAGGTTTATTGGTTATTGATACACCTGGGCACGAGTCATTCACCAACTTGCGATCACGGGGTTCAGGCTTATGTGATATTGCGATTTTGGTTGTTGATATTATGCATGGCTTAGAGCCCCAAACGATTGAATCACTCAATCTTTTGAAGATGAGGAATACAGAATTCATTATTGCACTTAATAAG gTGGACAGACTCTATGGCTGGAAAGCCACACGCAATGCACCTATTCTTAAGACAATGAAGCAACAAACTAGGGATGTTCAAAATGAGTTTAATATGAGGCTCACTCAG ATCATCACTCAGTTCAAAGAACAGGGCTTAAATACAGAGCTATACTATAAAAATAGAGAAATGGGGGAGACATACAGTATTGTACCTACAAGTGCCATTAG TGGTGAAGGGGTTCCAGATTTGTTGTTGCTCTTGGTTCAATGGTCTCAAAAAACTATGGTCGAGAAGCTTACATACAGTAATGAAGTGCAG TGTACTGTGTTGGAGGTCAAAGTTGTTGAGGGGCATGGGACAACCATTGATGTTGTTTTGGTTAATGGCGTGCTTCATGAGGGAGATCAAATAGTTGTTTGTGGCATGCAG gGACCAATTGTTACTACAATCCGTGCCTTATTGACGCCCCATCCAATGAAAGAACTCCGAGTTAAG GGAACGTATCTGCACCACAAACAAATTAAGGCTGCACAGGGTATCAAGATCACAGCACAG GGCCTTGAACATGCTATTGCTGGCACTGGTCTATATGTGGTAGGGCCCCAGGATGACTTGGAAGATGTTAAGGAACTAGCTATGGAAGATATGAAATCTGTTATGAGCAGGATTGACAAGAGTGGTGAGGGAGTTTGTGTTCAAGCTTCTACTCTTGGTTCTTTGGAAGCATTGCTGGAGTTTCTAAAAACGCCTGAAGTAAATATTCCAGTAAGCGGCATAAGTATAGGCCCTGTACATAAGAAGGATGTCATGAAGGCCAATGTAAtgctagaaaagaaaaaggagtatGCCACAATTTTGGCATTTGATGTCAAAGTGACACCAGAGGCCCGGGAACTTGCAGATGAATTGGGTGTAAAGATTTTTATTGCGGATATCATTTATCACTTATTTGATCAATTCAAGGCTTATATTGACAATCTCAAGGagcaaaagaagaaggaagcaGCTGATGAAGCTGTCTTCCCATGTGTCCTTAAGATTTTACCTAACTGCATTTTCAACAAGAAGGATCCAATTGTCTTGGGTGTTGATGTCCTAGAAGGCATTGCCAAg GTTGGAACTCCAATTTGTATTCCTCAAAGGGATTTTATTGATATTGGACGCATAGCCTCGATTGAAAACAATCATAAGCCTGTTGATACTGCCAAGAAAGGGCAGAAGGTCGCAATTAAG ATAGTTGGCAGCAGTCCTGATGAGCAACAAAAAATGTTTGGTAGGCATTTTGAGCTCGAGGATGAACTTGTCAGCCGCATTTCAAGGAATTCAATTGATGTGCTAAAAGCTAATTATCGA gATGATCTGTCAATTGAGGAGTGGAAGCTGCTGGTGAAATTGAAGTCTCTTTTCAAGATACCATGA
- the LOC107427465 gene encoding uncharacterized protein LOC107427465: MASAVFSNSLLSPPAPQAQSSLAHRPVFLSPSRISLTNPPRSQPIFTHLKNKKNSTHFTTFCSLEDAKDPNQDVPIELRYAAFPTVIDINKIREILPHRFPFLLVDRVIEYNPGVSAVAIKNVTINDNFFPGHFPERPIMPGVLMVEAMAQVGGIVMLQPDVGGSRENFFFAGIDKVRFRKPVIAGDTLVMRMTLVKLQKRFGIAKMEGKAYVGGEVVCEGEFLMAMGSE, from the exons ATGGCTTCCGCAGTTTTCTCCAACTCCTTATTGTCTCCTCCTGCTCCTCAGGCTCAATCATCTCTCGCGCATCGACcagtttttctctctccttctcgaaTCTCTCTCACAAACCCACCCAGATCTCAGCCTATATTTACCCAtttgaagaacaagaagaattcAACCCATTTCACCACATTTTGTTCCTTGGAGGATGCAAAAGATCCAAACCAAGATGTTCCCATTGAATTGC GATATGCTGCATTTCCCACAGTGATTGATATAAACAAGATTCGTGAAATTTTGCCACATCG GTTTCCATTTCTTTTAGTGGATAGAGTGATTGAATATAATCCTGGGGTTTCAGCTGTTGCAATCAAGAATGTCACTATAAATGATAACTTTTTTCCTGGACATTTTCCCGAGAGGCCTATTATGCCTGGTGTTCTCATGGTTGAG GCAATGGCACAGGTTGGTGGTATAGTTATGCTGCAACCGGATGTGGGAGGTTCACGTGAGAATTTCTTTTTCGCTGGAATCGACAAAGTGAGATTCCGAAAACCAGTGATTGCTGGCGACACATTGGTTATGAGAATGACTCTTGTCAAGTTGCAGAAACGCTTTGGAATAGCAAAGATGGAAGGGAAGGCCTATGTTGGAGGGGAGGTTGTATGCGAGGGTGAGTTTTTGATGGCCATGGGTAGCGAATGA
- the LOC112490254 gene encoding uncharacterized protein LOC112490254 — protein MLKKIAFAVLVMCLMFCRIESVAAASVAEASCYDQCSTGCVQSNTRKMQRCDRKCQIKCGPDSEVDKHYNEFIKV, from the exons ATGTTGAAGAAAATAGCATTTGCAGTGCTTGTCATGTGTTTGATGTTTTGCCGCATAGAGAGCGTTGCAGCAGCCTCCGTGGCTGAAGCTAGTTGCTATGACCAGTGCTCCACTGGCTGCGTCCAAAGCAATA CTAGAAAAATGCAGCGGTGTGATCGCAAATGCCAGATCAAATGCGGTCCAg ATTCTGAAGTTGACAAGCATTACAATGAATTCATAAAAGTCTAA
- the LOC107406893 gene encoding tubby-like F-box protein 8, producing the protein MSFRSIVRDVRDGFGSLSRRGFEVRLTGHHRGKSQGSINDSHDQPLVVQNSCWASLPPELLYDVIRRLEESESTWPARKDVVACASVCHSWRIMCKEIVKAPEISGKLTFPVSLKQPGPRDATIQCFIKRDKSNLTYRLFLSLSPSLLVENGKFLLSAKRTRRTTCTEYVISMDADNISRSSSTYIGKLRSNFLGTKFIVYDTQPTYTSVPVPSQGRTSRRFYSKKVSPKVPSGSYNIAQIAYELNVLGTRGPRRMHCAMHSIPASALDAGGTVPGQPELLPRSLEDSFRSISFSKSLDHSIEFSSARFSEIAGPRDDDEDGKVRPLVLKNKPPRWHEQLQCWCLNFRGRVTVASVKNFQLIAATQPAAGAPTPSQPAPPEHDKIILQFGKIGKDMFTMDYRYPLSAFQAFAICLSSFDTKLACE; encoded by the exons ATGTCGTTTCGTAGCATTGTCCGTGACGTAAGGGATGGTTTCGGGAGTTTATCTAGACGTGGTTTTGAAGTCAGGCTGACTGGCCATCACAGAGGGAAGTCTCAGGGATCCATAAATGATTCGCATGACCAGCCTCTTGTGGTTCAGAACAGTTGTTGGGCTAGCCTCCCTCCAGAACTTTTGTATGATGTAATCAGGAGACTGGAGGAGAGTGAAAGTACGTGGCCTGCACGAAAGGACGTTGTTGCATGTGCCTCTGTTTGTCATTCGTGGAGAATTATGTGTAAAGAAATCGTTAAGGCTCCAGAGATTAGTGGAAAACTTACATTCCCAGTGTCATTGAAACAG CCAGGGCCACGTGACGCAACCATTCAGTGCTTCATTAAAAGGGATAAATCTAATTTGACATACCGCCTCTTTCTATCTCTTAGCCCGT CTTTGCTTGTTGAAAATGGAAAGTTCCTTCTTTCTGCAAAGAGAACCAGAAGGACTACCTGTACAGAGTATGTGATCTCTATGGATGCTGACAATATTTCAAGATCAAGTAGCACTTATATTGGAAAGCTCAG ATCAAACTTTCTTGGCACAAAATTCATTGTATATGATACACAGCCTACATATACTTCTGTGCCTGTTCCTTCTCAAGGGCGAACCAGCCGTAGATTTTATTCCAAAAAGGTCTCCCCTAAAGTTCCAAGCGGCAGCTATAATATTGCGCAGATAGCATACGAATTAAATGTGTTGGGGACACGTGGCCCGAGAAGGATGCACTGTGCCATGCATTCAATCCCAGCATCAGCTCTTGATGCAGGTGGTACTGTCCCTGGTCAACCTGAGCTACTTCCTCGCTCACTAGAGGACTCATTTCGAAGTATCTCTTTCTCAAAGTCACTAGATCACTCCATTGAGTTCAGCAGTGCAAGGTTTTCAGAAATTGCTGGGCCTCGAGATGATGATGAGGACGGAAAGGTAAGACCCCTGGTTCTGAAAAACAAGCCACCAAGATGGCATGAACAATTACAGTGCTGGTGTCTGAACTTCCGGGGGCGGGTCACTGTTGCTTCTGTTAAGAACTTCCAGTTAATTGCTGCCACCCAGCCAGCTGCTGGTGCACCGACACCATCTCAGCCGGCTCCACCAGAGCATGACAAGATAATTCTGCAGTTTGGCAAGATTGGTAAAGATATGTTCACCATGGATTATCGATATCCATTGTCAGCATTTCAGGCTTTTGCTATCTGCTTGAGCAGCTTTGACACCAAATTGGCTTGTGAATAG
- the LOC107406894 gene encoding protein BYPASS1-LIKE, translating to MPSTDNSGSSSPLASIGRTLRSRRREREHSHSHSHSTDSNHESSALDSELESFQQQVAERFQDLSAVSADELLSISWIRKLLDMFVGCLEDFKVILLKNKGQTSKSPLDRFIDDFFERSVKALDICNAARDAIEKIRLWQKHLDIVLSALENRQRALSEGQFRRARKALMDLALMMLEERDSGSIFSNRNRSFGRHHSKKDQHQSSSGHSRSLSWSVSHSWSAAKQLQSISNNLIPPRASDVAATNGLAIPIFTISSVLMFVLWALVAAIPCQDRGLNVHFTIPRNFSWGTPFLSLYNRILEESKKRENRNANGLLKEICQVERCTRHMTDLVDSAQFPLTEEQRMEVEQGVQELTTVCDTFRNELDPLERQIREVFRKIMNCRTDGLDILSKPNDIE from the coding sequence ATGCCCTCTACGGACAATTCGGGTTCTTCCTCTCCTCTGGCGTCAATTGGTCGAACCCTTCGGAGTCGTAGACGAGAACGAGAACATTCTCATTCTCATTCTCATTCCACTGACTCTAATCACGAGTCTAGTGCTCTGGATTCAGAGCTCGAGTCCTTCCAACAACAAGTTGCAGAGCGATTTCAGGACCTCTCTGCTGTTAGTGCCGATGAATTATTGTCAATATCATGGATTCGAAAGCTTCTTGATATGTTTGTTGGTTGCCTTGAGGATTTCAAGGTTATTCTGTTGAAAAACAAAGGGCAGACCTCAAAATCACCATTGGACCGCTTCATTGATGACTTCTTTGAAAGAAGTGTGAAAGCTCTTGATATTTGTAATGCTGCTCGAGATGCCATTGAGAAAATCAGGTTATGGCAGAAGCATTTGGACATTGTTCTGAGTGCCTTGGAAAATCGCCAAAGGGCATTGAGTGAGGGCCAATTCCGTCGAGCCAGAAAGGCTCTGATGGATTTGGCACTCATGATGCTTGAAGAGAGAGACTCTGGTTCAATTTTCTCCAACCGAAATCGATCTTTTGGCCGCCATCATTCAAAGAAGGATCAACACCAGAGTTCATCAGGGCATTCTCGTTCTCTCTCCTGGAGTGTTTCCCATTCTTGGTCTGCTGCTAAGCAACTCCAATCCATTTCTAACAACTTGATACCACCCCGTGCAAGCGATGTTGCAGCTACAAATGGGCTTGCAATCCCGATTTTCACTATAAGCTCTGTGCTCATGTTTGTTTTGTGGGCTCTTGTTGCTGCAATCCCTTGCCAGGATCGTGGTCTCAATGTCCATTTCACAATCCCACGGAATTTCTCATGGGGAACTCCATTTCTGTCACTTTACAATAGGATCTTGGAGGAGTCAAAGAAGCGGGAAAACCGGAATGCTAATGGGTTGTTGAAGGAGATTTGTCAGGTGGAGAGATGCACAAGGCATATGACAGACTTGGTGGATTCAGCTCAGTTCCCATTGACAGAGGAGCAGAGAATGGAGGTTGAACAAGGAGTTCAGGAGTTAACAACAGTTTGCGATACATTTAGGAATGAGTTGGATCCACTGGAGCGCCAAATCAGAGAAGTTTTCCGTAAGATCATGAATTGTCGAACAGACGGTCTTGACATACTGAGTAAGCCAAATGATATCGAATAA